One genomic segment of Pandoraea sputorum includes these proteins:
- a CDS encoding gamma-glutamyltransferase family protein — MMRDMTVCASPGAASGRRGLVTSPHTLASAAGRDVLQQGGNAIEAGIAMAAMLCVTMPHFTGLGGDGFWLVADGASEGGTAPLAISGIGQAAQHLPSRCLGGEAIPVRGPCAALTSAATVAAWEAAFRISRDTWGGQLSWASLLAPAIAAADAGFPTSRSQDFWYNYRADEMHDASTWRGFGQAFLPGGRAPAVGETFRQPALAATLRRLADGGPREFYEGELAERMARGLQAAGAPLTRDDLAATRVHVSPALTMPYADGVLATMPPPTQGVTTLQIMGILERVGLKDCEHGSATYYHRLVEAVKQAFLDRDRYVADPAFVDVPVAAMLSDDHLRSAASRIDDRTALEWPHRFREGDTVYFAATDAAGRAVSVLQTIYFDWGSGVVAGDTGVLWHNRGAAFRPIGSAHPNALMPGKRPFHTLNPGMYLKDGRARLLYGTQGADGQPQTLSALLTRLIDFGMSPQEALSHPRFLLGRTFSDSRDNLKLERDAGQAVFDSLSERGHSVAPLPAHSPLAGQAGVIAIAQDGVATGAHDPRSDGAALAV; from the coding sequence ATGATGCGTGACATGACGGTTTGCGCGTCGCCCGGTGCCGCGAGTGGGCGTCGTGGACTGGTGACCAGCCCGCACACGCTTGCGAGTGCTGCAGGCCGCGACGTGTTGCAACAAGGCGGAAACGCCATCGAAGCGGGCATCGCCATGGCCGCGATGCTGTGCGTGACGATGCCTCACTTCACCGGCCTCGGCGGCGACGGTTTCTGGCTTGTCGCCGACGGTGCGTCCGAGGGCGGCACTGCGCCGCTTGCCATCTCCGGCATTGGGCAAGCGGCACAGCATCTGCCGTCACGATGTCTCGGTGGCGAGGCAATTCCCGTGCGCGGGCCGTGCGCCGCATTGACCTCAGCGGCTACGGTTGCAGCATGGGAAGCGGCGTTCCGCATCAGCCGTGACACGTGGGGCGGGCAATTGTCGTGGGCATCGTTGCTCGCACCGGCGATCGCGGCCGCCGACGCGGGATTCCCGACGAGTCGCTCTCAGGACTTCTGGTACAACTATCGCGCCGACGAGATGCACGACGCGTCGACGTGGCGAGGCTTCGGACAGGCGTTTCTGCCCGGCGGTCGCGCCCCGGCCGTCGGCGAGACATTTCGCCAACCGGCGCTGGCAGCGACATTGCGTCGGCTGGCTGACGGCGGCCCGCGCGAATTCTATGAGGGCGAGCTGGCGGAGCGCATGGCGCGCGGTTTGCAGGCGGCAGGCGCACCGCTCACGCGCGACGATCTTGCCGCCACGCGTGTGCATGTGTCGCCTGCGCTGACGATGCCGTATGCAGACGGCGTGCTCGCGACGATGCCACCGCCCACGCAGGGCGTCACGACGCTCCAGATCATGGGCATTCTCGAACGCGTCGGTCTGAAAGACTGCGAGCATGGCAGCGCGACGTATTACCACCGGCTGGTCGAAGCCGTGAAACAGGCGTTCCTCGATCGCGACCGTTACGTCGCGGATCCGGCGTTCGTCGACGTTCCCGTCGCGGCCATGCTGTCGGACGACCATCTTCGGTCCGCTGCCTCGAGAATCGACGATCGTACGGCGCTCGAATGGCCGCATCGGTTTCGCGAGGGCGACACGGTGTATTTCGCCGCGACCGACGCGGCAGGACGGGCCGTGAGCGTTCTGCAAACCATCTATTTCGACTGGGGAAGCGGTGTCGTGGCGGGCGATACCGGCGTGCTTTGGCACAACCGGGGCGCAGCGTTTCGTCCCATTGGGAGCGCGCATCCGAATGCGCTCATGCCGGGCAAGCGACCGTTTCACACGCTCAATCCGGGCATGTATCTGAAAGACGGACGCGCACGGTTGTTGTACGGCACTCAGGGAGCCGACGGACAACCGCAAACGCTTAGCGCATTGCTGACCCGACTGATCGACTTCGGGATGTCCCCGCAAGAGGCGCTATCTCATCCGCGCTTTCTGCTCGGACGTACGTTCTCCGACAGTCGGGACAATCTCAAACTCGAGCGCGATGCCGGGCAAGCGGTATTCGACAGCCTCAGCGAGCGCGGACATTCAGTGGCGCCCTTACCTGCCCACAGCCCGCTGGCCGGACAGGCAGGCGTCATTGCGATTGCGCAGGACGGTGTTGCGACGGGCGCACATGACCCTCGCAGCGATGGCGCGGCGTTGGCGGTTTAG
- a CDS encoding flavin reductase family protein produces MEIDFREITAYQRYKLMASLIVPRPIALVTTLNEGGVVNAAPFSMFNMLGEEPPIVMLSINRRDDDSLKDTATNILRTREYVVHLTDEAMAARMHACGERLPPTQSELVHAGLTPVASSLVAPPRIAEAPVAFECTLWETLETPSRHIFIGRVERMHARDELIDTQAWRVRLQNYFPVGRFGASFYVDTRNRFSLECQDGQPTATTAVDEM; encoded by the coding sequence ATGGAAATCGACTTCCGGGAAATTACGGCCTATCAACGCTACAAGTTGATGGCCAGCCTGATCGTGCCGCGGCCCATTGCGCTCGTCACGACGCTCAACGAAGGCGGCGTCGTCAATGCCGCGCCGTTTTCGATGTTCAACATGCTGGGAGAAGAGCCGCCGATCGTCATGCTCTCGATCAACCGGCGCGACGACGATTCTCTCAAGGACACCGCAACGAATATTCTGCGCACGCGCGAATATGTCGTGCACCTGACGGACGAAGCGATGGCCGCGCGCATGCACGCGTGCGGCGAGCGTTTGCCGCCGACACAAAGTGAACTCGTACATGCGGGGCTCACCCCCGTGGCGAGCAGCCTCGTCGCCCCACCGCGCATCGCCGAAGCCCCGGTCGCGTTCGAATGCACGCTATGGGAAACACTCGAGACACCGAGCCGCCACATCTTCATCGGACGCGTTGAACGCATGCACGCGCGCGACGAACTGATCGACACGCAGGCGTGGCGTGTGCGTCTGCAAAACTACTTCCCAGTCGGCCGCTTCGGCGCGAGCTTTTACGTCGATACGCGCAATCGATTCTCGCTCGAATGCCAGGACGGTCAGCCGACCGCCACCACAGCGGTGGACGAGATGTAA
- a CDS encoding ABC transporter substrate-binding protein, whose protein sequence is MTFASVSGYAAETIKIGLVTALSGQSARAGDALTRGMTIAIDEINASGGVLGGRKLELVRRDDEGNPAKGVLAARELIYKDKVAVLFGGLDTPVSMAIVPIANQEKVPFMGPWAAGTPITRNGANPNYVFRVSAVDEIVDGAMVNYAQQTFGAKKLGLILVNNPWGESNEKGIVAALSAKGMKPAAVEKFEANDVDVTPQLGRLKAAGADTLLMVGNVGPSAQVVKSLDRMGWKVPIVSHWGPAGGRFTELAGPNAKTVHFVQTYSFFGATSPVSARVVAALKAKYPDIKGPDDITPAVGVANAYDAMRLTALAIDRAGSTNGDAIRAGFYKIDRYEGLIKTYVKPFSEQQHDALSAQDYVWAQFIDNRIVPVTAAGAKVAAK, encoded by the coding sequence ATGACCTTTGCCAGCGTTTCGGGTTACGCAGCGGAAACGATCAAGATCGGTCTCGTCACCGCCCTCTCAGGCCAGTCGGCGCGAGCGGGTGACGCGTTGACGCGTGGCATGACCATCGCCATCGACGAGATCAACGCGAGCGGCGGCGTACTCGGCGGTCGCAAACTCGAACTGGTGCGTCGCGATGACGAGGGCAACCCGGCCAAGGGCGTGCTCGCCGCGCGCGAACTCATTTACAAGGACAAGGTGGCGGTGCTCTTCGGTGGGCTGGATACGCCGGTCTCGATGGCCATCGTCCCGATCGCCAACCAGGAAAAGGTGCCGTTCATGGGACCGTGGGCGGCAGGCACGCCGATTACCCGCAACGGTGCGAATCCTAACTACGTGTTCCGCGTCTCGGCGGTCGACGAGATCGTCGACGGCGCGATGGTGAACTACGCGCAGCAGACCTTCGGTGCGAAGAAGCTCGGCCTCATTCTCGTGAACAACCCGTGGGGTGAATCGAACGAGAAAGGCATCGTCGCAGCGCTCTCGGCAAAGGGCATGAAGCCTGCGGCGGTCGAGAAATTCGAAGCCAACGACGTGGACGTCACACCGCAATTGGGACGCCTGAAGGCTGCCGGTGCAGACACACTGCTCATGGTCGGCAACGTCGGGCCGTCAGCGCAGGTGGTGAAGTCGCTCGACCGTATGGGCTGGAAGGTGCCCATCGTCTCTCACTGGGGTCCGGCAGGCGGACGCTTCACCGAACTCGCCGGTCCCAACGCCAAAACCGTGCACTTCGTGCAGACGTACAGCTTCTTCGGTGCGACGTCGCCGGTGAGTGCGCGGGTGGTGGCTGCGCTCAAGGCGAAGTACCCCGACATCAAGGGGCCGGATGACATCACGCCGGCGGTGGGCGTTGCCAATGCCTACGACGCGATGCGTCTCACGGCGCTCGCCATCGACCGCGCTGGCTCGACCAACGGCGATGCGATCCGCGCAGGCTTCTACAAGATCGACCGTTACGAGGGCCTCATCAAGACCTACGTCAAGCCGTTCAGCGAGCAGCAGCACGACGCGCTCTCTGCGCAAGACTACGTGTGGGCGCAATTCATCGACAACCGCATCGTGCCGGTGACCGCAGCGGGAGCAAAGGTCGCGGCGAAGTAA
- a CDS encoding GntR family transcriptional regulator — protein MPANKPAPRARRHPASAATDTAATGLAGSRPLSLHSLDSSPDDDALEQSAETRVETHIYRTIVDGVLAHRLTPGTKLPEPELCQLFDVGRAVVRRVLERLAHDGIVTLRPNKGAVIAEPTPEETREIFEARRALERALVELAVAKVTDEDLAMLRRQLDAEHAAMHRFDQPSWARLASDFHLRVAALAGNAVLLRYLGELISRCSLIVGLYEPPGYAPCEHDEHTAIVACIERRDAAGAIDRMQSHLEELERRIETTRMRGQKSLASLLGLPETGAAPRDAATPSAKSTKSTKSTKSTTRQRA, from the coding sequence ATGCCTGCCAACAAGCCTGCGCCGCGTGCGCGCCGCCATCCTGCCAGTGCTGCCACAGACACCGCAGCGACCGGGCTCGCCGGATCCCGGCCGCTCTCGCTCCACTCCCTGGACTCATCGCCGGACGACGATGCGCTCGAGCAGAGCGCCGAGACGCGCGTCGAGACGCACATCTACCGGACCATCGTCGATGGCGTGCTTGCGCACCGCCTGACGCCCGGCACCAAGCTCCCCGAGCCCGAGCTTTGTCAGCTCTTCGACGTGGGACGGGCGGTCGTGCGCAGAGTGCTGGAACGTCTGGCGCATGACGGCATCGTTACGCTGCGTCCCAACAAGGGGGCGGTGATCGCCGAGCCAACGCCGGAAGAGACGCGCGAGATCTTCGAAGCGCGACGCGCGCTGGAGCGCGCACTCGTCGAGTTGGCGGTGGCAAAGGTGACCGATGAGGATCTGGCCATGCTGCGTCGGCAACTCGATGCCGAGCATGCGGCCATGCACCGCTTCGATCAGCCGTCGTGGGCACGGCTGGCGAGTGACTTCCATCTGCGCGTGGCGGCGCTCGCAGGCAATGCAGTGCTCCTGCGCTATCTGGGTGAGTTGATCTCGCGCTGCTCGCTCATCGTGGGGTTGTACGAACCGCCGGGCTACGCGCCGTGCGAGCACGACGAACACACGGCCATCGTGGCGTGCATCGAGCGACGCGATGCCGCAGGTGCCATCGACCGTATGCAATCGCATCTGGAGGAACTGGAGCGACGCATCGAGACCACCCGAATGCGCGGACAGAAGAGTCTCGCCTCGCTGCTCGGCTTGCCGGAAACCGGCGCTGCGCCGCGCGACGCCGCCACACCGTCCGCCAAATCGACGAAATCAACCAAATCCACCAAATCCACCACTCGCCAGCGCGCCTGA
- a CDS encoding branched-chain amino acid ABC transporter permease, whose translation MQWISALVAGLGLGSMYGLMALGFHLTFAVSATVNFAQGSSMMLGAVLAYTFSQTLGWPMPLAVAAALALCAIYGLVVERLAVQPFVRRGSSAWLMATVALGIVLDNLVMLTFGTEPRSLPSPLAQSALQIGGAGLGVYPLQLLIPVVGLALAGVLHYVLRRSRWGIAMLAVVQNRDAARLMGIPIRRTIAGAFAVSTLLAGIAGVLIAPLFNVQADMGTVFGLKAFAVAILGGLSSAWGVMIAGLLFGVAEAMITATLGSGYTQIITFGLVIVLLAMRPDGMFGRAEVRKV comes from the coding sequence ATGCAATGGATCTCGGCGCTCGTCGCCGGCCTGGGGCTCGGCAGTATGTACGGTCTCATGGCGCTAGGCTTTCATCTGACTTTCGCGGTGAGCGCGACGGTCAACTTCGCGCAGGGCAGCTCAATGATGCTCGGCGCCGTACTGGCGTACACCTTTTCGCAGACGCTCGGCTGGCCGATGCCGCTCGCCGTCGCTGCTGCGCTCGCGCTGTGCGCCATCTACGGTCTGGTGGTCGAGCGGCTTGCGGTGCAGCCGTTCGTGCGGCGCGGCTCGAGCGCTTGGCTCATGGCGACGGTGGCGCTCGGCATCGTGCTCGATAACCTCGTCATGCTGACGTTCGGCACGGAGCCGCGCAGCCTGCCCTCGCCGCTCGCGCAAAGCGCGTTGCAGATCGGCGGCGCCGGGCTTGGCGTGTATCCGTTGCAACTGTTGATCCCGGTCGTCGGTCTCGCGCTCGCCGGTGTGCTGCATTACGTATTGCGACGCTCGCGCTGGGGTATCGCCATGCTGGCCGTTGTACAGAACCGGGATGCGGCGCGCCTCATGGGGATTCCGATCCGGCGCACCATCGCCGGGGCCTTCGCTGTGTCGACACTGCTCGCCGGGATTGCAGGCGTACTCATTGCGCCGCTGTTCAACGTTCAGGCGGACATGGGCACGGTCTTCGGTCTCAAGGCCTTCGCTGTCGCGATTCTGGGTGGATTGTCCAGCGCGTGGGGCGTGATGATTGCCGGTCTGCTGTTCGGCGTTGCCGAGGCGATGATCACGGCGACGCTCGGATCCGGCTATACACAAATCATCACGTTCGGTCTGGTCATCGTGTTGCTGGCAATGCGTCCGGACGGCATGTTCGGTCGAGCGGAGGTACGTAAGGTATGA
- a CDS encoding polysaccharide deacetylase family protein, with protein sequence MTSALTLPERDDLANDDTRFGALRSHDRFDYLPITARDTYRWPNGARLAVYLGFNLEHFAFGEGMGANLGPVSPQPDVLNFSWREYGNRVGAWRCLDLFDDLSMPAGVVLNTSLLDHCPALVHACVARGDELIGHGHTNAQRQSDFEPAHEHDLLMHCRSRLTQATGCAPTGWLSPWISETHHTPDLLARTGYRYTLNWCHDDRPVRMRTAHGTLWSVPYPQEVNDIPMIVGRQMDGVAFADMIADNFDEMYAQAEHPTRAQPLVMGIALHPYLVGQPYRLRHLRRVLTPIVQAAQRGEIWLTRPGDIAAHVASVSLTRPDAVMG encoded by the coding sequence ATGACTTCTGCTCTGACGCTTCCGGAACGTGACGATCTGGCGAACGACGACACGCGCTTCGGCGCATTGCGTTCTCACGACCGCTTCGACTATCTGCCGATCACGGCGCGCGATACGTATCGATGGCCCAATGGCGCGCGCCTGGCCGTCTATCTGGGTTTCAATCTGGAGCACTTCGCCTTCGGGGAGGGAATGGGCGCAAATCTCGGCCCCGTCTCGCCGCAGCCGGACGTGCTCAATTTCAGCTGGCGCGAATACGGCAATCGGGTCGGCGCCTGGCGTTGCCTGGACTTGTTCGACGATCTGTCGATGCCCGCAGGTGTCGTGCTCAATACGTCGCTGCTCGATCATTGCCCTGCGCTCGTGCACGCCTGTGTCGCTCGCGGCGACGAGCTGATCGGACACGGCCACACGAACGCGCAACGTCAGAGCGACTTCGAGCCCGCGCACGAGCACGATCTACTCATGCACTGCCGGTCGCGTCTGACGCAGGCGACGGGATGTGCTCCCACGGGATGGCTCTCGCCGTGGATCTCGGAGACGCATCACACGCCGGATTTGCTCGCTCGTACCGGCTACCGCTATACCTTGAACTGGTGCCACGACGACCGTCCGGTGCGCATGCGAACCGCCCATGGAACGCTCTGGTCGGTGCCCTATCCTCAGGAGGTCAACGACATTCCGATGATCGTCGGTCGTCAGATGGACGGCGTGGCATTCGCCGACATGATTGCCGACAACTTCGACGAGATGTACGCGCAGGCGGAACACCCGACTCGCGCTCAGCCGCTGGTCATGGGGATCGCGTTGCATCCGTATCTCGTCGGGCAGCCCTACCGGTTGCGGCACCTGCGTCGCGTGCTCACACCGATCGTGCAAGCGGCACAGCGCGGTGAGATATGGCTCACGCGCCCGGGCGATATCGCCGCACACGTCGCCTCTGTTAGTCTGACGCGGCCCGATGCCGTGATGGGGTGA
- a CDS encoding branched-chain amino acid ABC transporter ATP-binding protein/permease, whose protein sequence is MSDSVLKMASNADSARATTKSPRSRDDLALGGVIAVALLSMAGAACVVNGYFVVVIAGVALLAICGVGLNLLLGLTGQVSFGHVGFYAIGAYAVAILTTQAGWPFWPAWLAGGVIAALTGALLALPALRVRGPGLAMVTIAFGFIVEHGAVEWRTLTGGQNGLMGVTPPGAFGIAGSERVVAVAALAVLAVALVVYVRISRGTWGAAMRAVRDSETAAASIGVDPLVVKAVAFAFSAALAGLAGGLFAPLQGMVTPGMFSFLQSILFVLVVMIGGAGTIAGPLVGAVIVGLLPEFLASLENMRLLCFGVLLLVVLWGAPNGVIGVLGQWWMSRRRVVSDSTDLAATSTLALPVLEASQRKELMAQGLTMTFGGVKAVADLSFTLPAGRVTSLIGPNGAGKSTVLNMLSGFYRPLSGTRALGGHALAARGACDSARRGVARTYQTSQLFGGMSVLDNVTLARSAGRLGALLGSARMRGETPRREALTLLRACGYLGDVDLMAADLAHVDRRLVEIARALATHPSVLLLDEPAAGLSTQDKAQLGKLLRRIADSGVTVGLVEHDMSLVMGVSDGIVVIDAGRFLAQGSPAAIRHDERVREAYLGASVPDTTDTTDTTDAATAPAQAAREKAVTPEILGVGKLTADYGAAPVLHDVSIQVREGELVALLGANGAGKSTLMRALAGLHRPVKGGITFNGRDLSRLDAAQIAALGVVLVPEGRQVFPELSVLDNLRLGAFPCGRLPKATLDARIAQMFARYPRLQERQHQRAGLLSGGEQQMLAIARALMSSPRVLLLDEPSLGLAPKVIASLFASLDALRRESLSMLLVDQMAAMALSIADRGYVLEEGRVTVSAAASELADDARLAAAYLGGEHGAGAAA, encoded by the coding sequence ATGAGCGATTCCGTGTTGAAAATGGCATCGAATGCCGACAGCGCCCGCGCAACGACAAAGTCACCGCGTTCGCGCGACGATCTGGCATTGGGCGGCGTAATCGCCGTCGCGCTCCTGTCGATGGCCGGTGCGGCGTGTGTGGTGAACGGCTATTTCGTGGTGGTGATCGCGGGCGTGGCGCTGCTGGCCATCTGCGGCGTGGGCCTGAACCTTTTGCTGGGTTTGACCGGACAGGTGTCGTTCGGCCATGTCGGCTTCTATGCGATTGGCGCCTACGCCGTGGCGATTCTGACGACACAGGCGGGCTGGCCGTTCTGGCCAGCGTGGCTGGCGGGTGGCGTCATCGCGGCACTCACCGGCGCCTTGCTGGCGTTACCGGCGCTGCGCGTGCGCGGGCCCGGACTCGCGATGGTGACGATTGCGTTCGGGTTCATCGTCGAGCATGGCGCAGTGGAATGGCGCACATTGACCGGCGGCCAGAACGGACTGATGGGCGTGACGCCGCCGGGCGCATTCGGCATAGCGGGCAGCGAACGGGTGGTGGCCGTGGCCGCGCTGGCGGTGCTGGCGGTCGCACTCGTCGTCTACGTTCGCATTTCACGTGGCACCTGGGGCGCTGCCATGCGCGCGGTGCGCGACAGCGAGACGGCGGCCGCATCGATCGGTGTCGACCCACTGGTTGTGAAGGCAGTGGCGTTTGCGTTTTCTGCCGCGCTCGCCGGACTTGCGGGCGGACTCTTTGCACCGTTGCAAGGCATGGTCACACCGGGCATGTTTTCGTTTCTGCAATCGATTCTCTTCGTGCTCGTCGTGATGATCGGCGGGGCGGGCACGATTGCAGGACCGCTCGTCGGGGCCGTGATCGTAGGCTTGCTGCCGGAGTTTCTGGCGAGTCTGGAGAACATGCGTCTGTTGTGCTTCGGCGTATTGCTGCTGGTCGTGCTTTGGGGCGCACCCAATGGCGTCATTGGGGTGCTCGGGCAATGGTGGATGTCGCGCAGACGTGTCGTGTCGGACAGCACGGACCTCGCGGCGACATCGACGCTGGCTCTGCCGGTGCTTGAAGCATCGCAACGAAAGGAACTGATGGCGCAGGGGCTGACGATGACCTTTGGCGGCGTCAAGGCCGTCGCCGATCTTTCGTTCACATTGCCTGCGGGGCGGGTGACCAGCCTGATCGGGCCCAACGGCGCGGGCAAGTCGACCGTCCTCAATATGCTTTCCGGCTTTTACCGGCCGCTGTCCGGCACGCGTGCGCTGGGTGGTCACGCACTGGCGGCGCGCGGCGCTTGCGACAGCGCGCGGCGTGGGGTGGCGCGCACGTATCAGACGTCGCAACTGTTCGGCGGCATGAGCGTGCTCGATAACGTCACGCTCGCACGCAGTGCCGGACGTCTCGGCGCACTGCTCGGCAGCGCCCGGATGCGCGGCGAGACACCGCGCCGGGAGGCCCTGACGTTGCTGCGTGCGTGCGGCTATCTGGGGGATGTCGATCTGATGGCCGCCGATCTCGCGCACGTCGACCGGCGTCTGGTCGAAATCGCGCGGGCCTTGGCGACACATCCGTCTGTGCTGCTGCTCGATGAGCCTGCGGCCGGGCTCTCGACGCAGGACAAGGCGCAGTTGGGCAAGCTGTTGCGTCGCATTGCCGACAGCGGCGTCACCGTTGGACTCGTGGAGCACGATATGTCGCTGGTGATGGGCGTATCGGACGGCATTGTCGTGATTGACGCGGGGCGCTTCCTTGCACAGGGCTCACCCGCCGCGATTCGTCATGACGAGCGGGTGCGTGAGGCCTATCTGGGGGCGTCGGTCCCGGACACAACCGACACAACCGACACAACCGACGCTGCCACGGCCCCGGCCCAGGCAGCGCGCGAAAAGGCAGTGACACCGGAAATCCTCGGGGTCGGCAAGTTAACGGCGGATTACGGTGCGGCGCCGGTGTTGCACGACGTGTCGATTCAGGTGCGCGAAGGTGAACTCGTCGCCCTGCTCGGTGCCAACGGCGCAGGCAAGTCGACGCTGATGCGCGCACTCGCGGGGCTGCACCGTCCGGTCAAGGGCGGCATCACCTTCAATGGACGTGATCTGTCACGTCTGGATGCCGCGCAGATCGCGGCGCTGGGCGTGGTGCTCGTGCCTGAGGGGCGTCAGGTGTTCCCGGAGTTGTCGGTCCTCGACAACCTGCGTCTCGGCGCTTTCCCGTGCGGACGTTTGCCGAAAGCCACGCTCGACGCACGCATCGCACAGATGTTTGCTCGCTACCCGCGACTGCAAGAGCGCCAGCATCAACGCGCGGGCCTGCTCTCCGGTGGCGAGCAGCAAATGCTGGCGATTGCGCGTGCGCTAATGTCGTCGCCGCGCGTCTTGTTGCTCGACGAGCCTTCGCTCGGTCTGGCCCCGAAGGTGATTGCGTCGTTGTTTGCGTCGCTCGATGCGCTGCGCCGCGAATCGCTCTCGATGTTGCTCGTCGATCAGATGGCGGCCATGGCACTGTCGATTGCCGACCGTGGCTATGTGCTCGAAGAGGGACGTGTGACGGTCAGCGCAGCGGCGAGTGAACTGGCAGATGACGCGCGTCTCGCGGCAGCGTATCTCGGGGGAGAGCATGGCGCAGGGGCGGCAGCATGA
- a CDS encoding DUF3955 domain-containing protein, with translation MIQFALLLVSATALIAAIVAAVRDVDHRRYWTICACFIFAGFACWIAFAVIGSEVDAGGFLHEPFALVPVGLLMVVIGVIGSLVRGAMTLYRRQLRGTK, from the coding sequence ATGATTCAGTTCGCACTACTTCTTGTTTCAGCGACTGCCCTCATTGCGGCGATCGTCGCGGCGGTAAGAGATGTTGATCACCGTCGATATTGGACGATCTGTGCATGCTTCATCTTCGCCGGATTCGCATGTTGGATCGCGTTCGCTGTCATCGGATCAGAAGTCGATGCGGGAGGCTTTTTGCATGAGCCATTCGCATTGGTACCGGTGGGATTGCTGATGGTCGTGATCGGCGTAATCGGTAGCTTGGTACGCGGAGCCATGACGCTATATCGCCGCCAATTGCGGGGCACCAAATGA
- the uraH gene encoding hydroxyisourate hydrolase: protein MLKKCIFVVLAFCLLPVRVAMADVNPISVHILDQQTGKPPVGVVVELERMNGGAWKKIASGETDAQGRIRSLFPKGERFTKGEYRVIFKTGEYFGKLKQDTFFPEIPVMFRVVDATQHYHIPLLLSQFGYATYRGN, encoded by the coding sequence ATGTTGAAAAAATGCATTTTCGTTGTTCTTGCTTTTTGTCTGCTGCCAGTCCGCGTAGCCATGGCGGACGTTAATCCGATTAGCGTGCATATCCTTGATCAGCAAACCGGAAAGCCGCCTGTTGGAGTGGTTGTTGAGCTTGAGCGGATGAATGGAGGCGCGTGGAAGAAAATTGCGTCGGGCGAAACGGATGCGCAGGGGCGAATCAGATCTCTTTTCCCGAAAGGCGAGCGTTTCACAAAAGGTGAATATCGCGTTATTTTCAAAACAGGGGAATACTTTGGGAAGCTGAAGCAGGACACGTTTTTCCCTGAAATTCCGGTGATGTTCCGTGTCGTAGATGCAACTCAGCACTACCACATTCCATTGCTTCTAAGTCAATTCGGTTATGCGACCTATCGAGGCAACTGA